Proteins encoded by one window of Lates calcarifer isolate ASB-BC8 linkage group LG5, TLL_Latcal_v3, whole genome shotgun sequence:
- the LOC108893105 gene encoding interleukin-15 isoform X3 gives MPRRPASGVQFQSTCNLCRESHKTQVWLCFLVLSFLSIPTCAASGNNVQPLKRCFEMLKHTIQKSDAMLYAPSIDDIPENCTSMALKCYMLEFQMVLDEEEVNDAKATCIFAYNKIPRPDTVGCPPCEKYSLKNITIFLDRLNTLLEKMNAQGKM, from the exons GCGTCCAGTTCCAGTCGACTTGTAACCTGTGCCGAGAGAGCCACAAAACTCAGGTGTGGCTTTGTTTCTTAGTTCTGAG CTTCTTGAGTATTCCCACGTGTGCTGCATCTGGAAATAATGTACAACCTTTAAAGAGGTGCTTCGAGATGCTGAAACACACCATTCAG aAATCTGACGCTATGCTGTATGCTCCGTCAATTGATGACATTCCT GAGAACTGTACCAGTATGGCGCTCAAATGTTACATGTTGGAGTTTCAAATGGTCCTCGATGAAGAGGAAGTTAATGACGCTAAAGCAACTTGCATCTTTGCGTACAATAAAATACCACGTCCTGACACT GTTGGCTGTCCGCCGTGCGAAAAATACTCActcaaaaatattacaatattccTGGACAGACTAAACACCCTTTTGGAAAAAATGAATGCACAagggaaaatgtaa